A stretch of Gossypium hirsutum isolate 1008001.06 chromosome A06, Gossypium_hirsutum_v2.1, whole genome shotgun sequence DNA encodes these proteins:
- the LOC107939538 gene encoding uncharacterized protein, with protein sequence MNGFSTVDGFVEITESLAEMIKFVANEPSVGLFYIQQHTENAIPNVVNLHNHVVEKSHEATLHTQDLEDSITTVRSMKECGFPIADEMIKDIKSSLMLMSSKQPKRGLIHSPASSFQMGRTSSSGPMSWNPAGNIQFDGSNYFSTVIKSAKQKASNFKWPQLDTKEQMETEPQKPPSEPAPPLSVASASTSSIPDTEADDLPVSSQMADVPNEEDKKEEPEDDVELSHHKLSFGSENFDDFKADKEAKLEQWLQGTEGKNG encoded by the coding sequence ATGAATGGATTCTCCACCGTGGATGGTTTCGTGGAGATAACTGAATCCCTAGCTGAGATGATAAAGTTTGTGGCAAATGAACCCTCAGTTGGACTTTTCTACATTCAACAGCACACCGAAAATGCCATTCCTAACGTAGTTAATCTCCATAATCACGTTGTAGAAAAATCTCATGAAGCAACTTTACACACACAAGACTTGGAAGATTCTATCACCACGGTGAGATCGATGAAGGAATGCGGTTTCCCAATTGCAGACGAGATGATTAAGGACATTAAGAGTTCCTTAATGTTAATGTCCTCAAAACAACCGAAGAGAGGATTGATCCACAGTCCTGCTTCAAGCTTTCAGATGGGAAGAACTAGCTCTTCGGGACCAATGTCTTGGAATCCTGCTGGGAACATCCAGTTCGATGGGAGTAATTATTTTTCGACTGTAATCAAGTCCGCGAAACAAAAGGCAAGCAATTTTAAGTGGCCACAACTTGATACCAAGGAACAGATGGAAACTGAGCCCCAAAAGCCACCTTCAGAACCAGCTCCACCGTTATCAGTTGCATCTGCTAGCACTAGTTCAATTCCTGATACAGAAGCTGATGACCTACCGGTATCGAGTCAAATGGCCGATGTACCCAATGAAGAAGACAAAAAGGAAGAACCCGAGGATGATGTTGAACTTTCACACCATAAGTTATCGTTCGGGTCCGAAAACTTTGACGATTTCAAGGCAGATAAAGAGGCTAAATTAGAACAATGGTTGCAAGGGACTGAAGGCAAAAATGGATGA
- the LOC107939533 gene encoding tRNA pseudouridine synthase A, giving the protein MDTSDTPVTKTATLPPQQQEPDPKRLKMSTTTASEDEDAAATTTETKKPRYKRRKIAMFFAYCGVGYQGMQKNPGAKTIEGDLEEALFHAGAVPEQDRGNPKRYDWARSARTDKGVSAVGQVVSGRFYIDPPGLVERLNQILPTQIRIFGYKRATASFNAKKFCDRRRYVYLIPVFALDPSCHRDRESVLSSLGSGNELVKCLECSERGRKVIGVMGKRSSFEPKSTIVQSGISSNNLDAENVIKEDNLTSQLKEEVTEMDDSEVVEVKDNVAKSTIVQSDISSNIGDAEGAIKEDNLTSELKEEVTEMDDSGVVADKVNVAKWRIAQCGISSNIGDAENAIKEDNLTSELKEEVTERVDSLIVEDKVYVEKNEERRFCYGEEEKKRFNKILNHYVGSHNFHNFTTRTKADDPAARRYIVSFHANTVVTVEGIDFVKCEVVGQSFMLHQIRKMIGMAVAVMRGCAPESLIETALRKDVHINVPTAPEVGLYLDECLFSSYNQKWKDSHEELSMKAYEEEAEELKMKFIYSHIASTEREEGIVGLWLHSLNHRNYPDLQAGSGDTVEGKKSPKVDDKANTIEEESNVVEKNGDTAEMQSAEE; this is encoded by the exons ATGGACACTTCAGATACGCCAGTCACCAAAACCGCTACATTGCCGCCGCAGCAGCAAGAGCCTGACCCTAAAAGGCTCAAAATGTCTACCACCACCGCGTCCGAAGACGAAGATGCCGCCGCCACGACAACGGAAACCAAAAAACCGAGATACAAACGCCGCAAAATCGCCATGTTCTTTGCCTATTGCGGTGTCGGTTATCAAGGAATGCAAAAAAACCCAGGAGCCAAAACCATCGAAGGTGACCTCGAAGAAGCGCTATTCCACGCTGGCGCTGTCCCCGAGCAAGATCGTGGCAACCCAAAGCGTTACGACTGGGCACGGTCGGCCCGAACCGATAAGGGCGTAAGCGCCGTGGGCCAGGTCGTTTCTGGGCGGTTCTACATCGACCCTCCTGGCCTCGTGGAGCGTCTTAATCAGATACTTCCGACCCAGATTCGGATATTCGGGTATAAGCGTGCGACGGCCTCTTTTAACGCGAAGAAGTTTTGTGATCGACGGCGGTATGTTTATCTTATCCCAGTTTTTGCTCTTGATCCAAGTTGTCATCGAGATAGGGAAAGTGTTTTGTCTAGTTTGGGGTCCGGTAATGAGCTTGTCAAGTGCTTGGAGTGTTCGGAAAGAGGCCGCAAAGTAATAGGTGTTATGGGGAAGCGTAGTAGTTTTGAACCCAAGTCGACTATAGTTCAGTCTGGCATTTCATCGAACAATTTAGATGCGGAAAACGTAATTAAGGAAGATAACTTGACATCTCAACTTAAGGAGGAGGTTACTGAAATGGATGATTCTGAGGTTGTGGAAGTTAAAGATAATGTAGCGAAGTCTACAATAGTTCAGTCTGACATTTCATCGAACATTGGAGATGCTGAAGGTGCAATTAAGGAAGATAACCTAACATCTGAACTTAAGGAGGAGGTTACCGAAATGGATGATTCTGGGGTCGTAGCAGATAAAGTTAATGTAGCCAAGTGGAGGATAGCTCAGTGTGGCATTTCATCAAACATTGGAGATGCTGAAAATGCAATCAAGGAAGATAACCTGACGTCTGAACTTAAGGAGGAGGTCACCGAAAGGGTTGATTCCTTGATTGTGGAAGATAAAGTTTATGTAGAAAAGAATGAGGAAAGAAGATTTTGTTACGGTGAGGAAGAAAAGAAGAGGTTCAATAAAATATTGAATCACTATGTTGGGTCTCACAACTTCCATAACTTCACTACAAGAACAAAAGCTGATGATCCTGCTGCACGGCGCTATATTGTTTCATTTCATGCAAACACAGTTGTCACTGTGGAGGGCATTGATTTTGTTAAGTGTGAGGTTGTGGGGCAGAGCTTCATGCTTCATCAGATTCGAAAGATGATTGGTATGGCGGTTGCGGTCATGAGGGGTTGTGCTCCTGAGTCTCTTATCGAAACTGCATTGCGAAA GGATGTACACATCAACGTACCTACGGCACCTGAGGTTGGTTTGTACTTGGATGAATGCCTCTTTTCATCATATAACCAAAAATGGAAAGATAGTCACGAAGAGTTGTCTATGAAAGCTTACGAAGAAGAGGCGGAGGAATTGAAGATGAAGTTTATATATTCTCACATTGCCTCCACAGAACGTGAGGAAGGAATTGTGGGCCTGTGGTTGCATTCTCTAAACCACAGAAACTATCCTGATTTACAAGCCGGCAGTGGAGACACAGTTGAAGGGAAGAAGAGTCCTAAGGTTGATGACAAAGCAAACACCATTGAAGAGGAAAGTAATGTAGTGGAGAAAAACGGTGACACTGCTGAGATGCAAAGTGCCGAAGAGTAG